The Allocatelliglobosispora scoriae genome contains a region encoding:
- a CDS encoding epoxide hydrolase family protein, with protein sequence MTEIRPFRVEIPQARLDDVRDRLTRALWPHELPGVGAAYGVTNERVRALAAFWLDEFDWRATEKRLNSLDQFTTEINGEQIHFIHVRSSREDATPLILTHGWPGSVLEYLDVIEPLTEPADPTDPAFHLVIPSLPGFGFSGPTQSTGWGTHRTAAAWVELMERLGYRRYGAVGNDGGSMISPIMGRLAPESVIGTHVTQIFSFPSGDPAEFATLTAEDHAALAKLQWFVDNLSAFNTLHSQQPQTIAFALADSPVGLLAWNGQLFGENLDPEFVVANIALYWLTGTAASSIRFYYEDAHHQAEPAGPTTVPLGLAMFAGDFQSIRTFAERDHGNIVSWHSYDVGTAAGSERDAAGHYAAHEAPEVLAADIRGFFGSLSA encoded by the coding sequence ATGACCGAGATCCGCCCATTCCGCGTCGAGATCCCTCAGGCTCGGCTCGACGACGTGCGCGACCGGCTGACCCGGGCGCTGTGGCCGCACGAGCTGCCGGGCGTCGGCGCGGCCTACGGTGTGACCAACGAGCGGGTCCGCGCGCTGGCCGCGTTCTGGCTCGACGAGTTCGACTGGCGCGCCACCGAGAAGCGGCTCAACTCCCTCGACCAGTTCACCACCGAGATCAACGGTGAGCAGATCCACTTCATCCACGTGCGGTCCTCGCGCGAGGACGCGACGCCGCTGATCCTGACCCACGGCTGGCCCGGCTCGGTCCTGGAGTACCTCGACGTCATCGAGCCGCTGACCGAGCCGGCCGACCCCACCGACCCCGCGTTCCACCTGGTCATCCCGTCGCTGCCCGGCTTCGGCTTCTCCGGACCGACGCAGAGCACCGGCTGGGGCACCCACCGGACGGCGGCGGCCTGGGTCGAGCTGATGGAGCGCCTGGGCTACCGGCGCTACGGGGCGGTCGGCAACGACGGCGGGTCGATGATCTCGCCGATCATGGGCCGGCTCGCACCGGAGAGCGTGATCGGCACGCACGTCACGCAGATCTTCTCCTTCCCCTCGGGCGACCCGGCCGAGTTCGCGACGCTCACCGCCGAGGACCACGCGGCGCTGGCGAAGCTGCAGTGGTTCGTCGACAACCTGTCGGCCTTCAACACCCTGCACAGCCAGCAGCCGCAGACGATCGCGTTCGCGCTCGCCGACTCGCCGGTCGGGCTGCTCGCGTGGAACGGGCAGCTCTTCGGCGAGAACCTCGATCCCGAATTCGTCGTCGCCAACATCGCGCTCTACTGGCTGACCGGCACCGCGGCGTCGTCGATCCGGTTCTACTACGAGGACGCGCACCACCAGGCGGAGCCCGCGGGGCCGACGACCGTGCCGCTGGGGCTGGCGATGTTCGCCGGTGACTTCCAGTCGATCCGGACCTTCGCCGAGCGCGACCACGGCAACATCGTGAGCTGGCACTCCTACGACGTCGGCACCGCGGCCGGCTCCGAGCGCGACGCGGCCGGTCACTACGCGGCTCACGAGGCGCCCGAGGTGCTCGCCGCCGACATCCGCGGCTTCTTCGGGAGCCTGTCCGCCTGA
- a CDS encoding MFS transporter → MTESAPTQRLPRSGLLAFAGGSIGMGVWVTVPGLLLLYFLTDVLAVSPLLAGFVLLLPKIADVLLHPWVGHLSDTDLRKRGHRRGLMLLGCGLPFAFAGLFALPAGLTGTTAAIWVMVFFIAGNLLFATYQVPYLSTPADLAIGYHERTRLMGFRMVVLTLGILLSGVIAPIISGKDNPTRGGYALMGAILGAVMLGAMLIGLRGVRTLTTVAPTPPVAAPTHAAGLRTLLAALGDRQFRWLVAAYLLMSTTTHLVLTAVPYFAEYELGKPGLTTVLVAAFVAPALIATPGWVWLTKRIGKQPGLLIAQLAFAAGSVVLAFGRPVGVPILVGCVAVLGVAFAAMQLLPFSMLPDVVRAGGAAGTARAGSYTGMWTAAEATGGALGPYLYAACLAVGGFIATGAGEQVVQSERAHDLIRLGFGVVPAVLMVVAVLLQRQYTLDARLRDASPTV, encoded by the coding sequence ATGACCGAGTCAGCCCCGACGCAGCGGCTCCCGCGCTCCGGCCTCCTCGCCTTCGCGGGCGGCTCGATCGGCATGGGGGTCTGGGTCACCGTCCCCGGTCTGCTCCTACTCTATTTTCTCACGGATGTGCTCGCGGTCAGCCCTCTGCTCGCCGGATTCGTGCTCCTCCTGCCGAAGATCGCCGATGTGCTGCTGCACCCCTGGGTGGGGCACCTCTCCGACACCGATCTGCGCAAGCGCGGGCACCGGCGCGGGCTGATGCTGCTCGGCTGCGGGCTGCCCTTCGCCTTCGCCGGGCTCTTCGCGCTCCCGGCCGGGCTCACCGGCACCACCGCCGCGATCTGGGTGATGGTCTTCTTCATCGCGGGCAACCTGCTCTTCGCGACCTACCAGGTGCCCTATCTCTCGACGCCGGCGGATCTCGCGATCGGCTATCACGAGCGGACCCGGCTGATGGGGTTCCGGATGGTGGTGCTGACGCTCGGCATCCTGCTCAGCGGTGTGATCGCGCCGATCATCTCCGGCAAGGACAACCCGACGCGGGGCGGCTACGCGCTGATGGGCGCGATCCTCGGCGCGGTGATGCTCGGTGCGATGCTGATCGGGCTGCGCGGCGTGCGGACGCTCACGACCGTGGCACCGACGCCGCCGGTCGCCGCCCCGACGCACGCGGCCGGGCTACGCACCCTGCTCGCGGCGCTCGGCGACCGGCAGTTCCGCTGGCTCGTCGCCGCCTACCTGCTCATGTCGACCACGACCCACCTCGTGCTCACCGCGGTGCCCTACTTCGCGGAGTACGAGCTGGGCAAGCCCGGCCTCACCACGGTCCTCGTCGCCGCCTTCGTGGCACCGGCACTCATCGCCACCCCCGGGTGGGTGTGGCTGACCAAGCGCATCGGCAAGCAGCCCGGTCTGCTGATCGCCCAGCTCGCCTTCGCGGCGGGGTCGGTCGTCCTGGCTTTCGGGCGGCCGGTGGGCGTACCCATCCTGGTGGGTTGTGTGGCCGTGCTCGGCGTGGCGTTCGCGGCGATGCAGCTGCTGCCCTTCTCGATGCTGCCGGACGTGGTCCGGGCCGGCGGCGCGGCGGGGACCGCGCGGGCCGGGTCCTATACCGGGATGTGGACGGCGGCCGAGGCGACCGGCGGTGCGCTGGGCCCCTACCTCTACGCCGCGTGCCTGGCGGTCGGCGGCTTCATCGCGACCGGGGCGGGGGAGCAGGTGGTGCAGAGCGAGCGGGCGCACGACCTGATCCGGCTCGGGTTCGGTGTGGTCCCGGCGGTGCTGATGGTCGTCGCGGTGCTGCTGCAGCGGCAGTACACACTGGACGCGAGACTGCGGGACGCATCGCCGACAGTCTAG
- a CDS encoding TetR/AcrR family transcriptional regulator produces the protein MTVTSGLSGRRGQAARNDEVILTAAREVFLANPSAPIAAVAERAAVGIGALYRRYAAKEDLLRKLCHDGLLRYIAEAEAAADEPDDWRAFTGFVERIVDADVHSLTVHLAGTFTPTEEMNRDAMRAGELAEGIFVRAHRSGKLRPEVVTADLVLVLEGCAAVRVPDAVRSAELRRRYLAVQLAGLSARDAGELPGPPPTAMELSWRWQQR, from the coding sequence ATGACAGTGACTTCCGGCCTCTCCGGCCGCCGGGGCCAGGCCGCGCGCAACGACGAGGTCATCCTCACCGCGGCCCGCGAGGTCTTCCTCGCCAACCCGTCCGCGCCGATCGCCGCGGTCGCCGAGCGCGCGGCAGTCGGCATCGGCGCGCTCTATCGGCGGTACGCCGCCAAGGAAGACCTGCTCCGCAAGCTCTGCCACGACGGCCTGCTCCGCTACATCGCCGAGGCCGAGGCGGCCGCCGACGAGCCGGACGACTGGCGGGCGTTCACCGGCTTCGTCGAGCGGATCGTCGACGCCGACGTGCACTCGCTCACGGTGCACCTCGCCGGGACCTTCACCCCGACCGAGGAGATGAACCGCGACGCGATGCGGGCAGGCGAGCTGGCGGAGGGCATCTTCGTCCGGGCACACCGGTCCGGGAAGCTGCGGCCGGAGGTGGTCACCGCCGACCTGGTCCTCGTCCTGGAGGGGTGCGCGGCGGTCCGGGTCCCGGATGCGGTGCGCAGCGCCGAGCTGCGGCGACGCTACCTCGCGGTGCAGCTCGCGGGGCTGTCGGCGCGAGACGCGGGAGAGCTGCCGGGCCCGCCGCCGACGGCGATGGAGCTCAGCTGGCGCTGGCAGCAGCGCTAG
- a CDS encoding flavin-containing monooxygenase, which yields MADAAPVVAVIGAGPAGLATLKALADVGVPAKGFDAGERVGGLWAFGGPHSSAYRTLHLNTSRGRTEFADFPMPTDWPDYPDHTRIASYLQEYADRYDLTDRVALRHTVDRVEQLADGRWAVTATGPDGTATEVFAAVVVANGHNSRPRMAVYPGTPAVAELHSHDYRDPSQLAGKRVLVVGGGNSAMDIAVDASHVAERTLLSLRRGVWIVPKHLLGKPSDTLNGALAKRLPWRVRQVISQTMLRLTVGSPTRYGLPEPEHGFLQDHPTLSDALLSRLSHGEIDPRPGIERIDSSVVTFVDGTREQVDLIVWCTGYRIDLPFLDPALLGPGADRLPLYRRIFHLDAPGLMFVGLMQSTGAALPVVEAQARLVAGHLAGAYALPTRAEQAADCDAVLRAATQRWGDRRPAMRIDFDAYLELAARELRDGARRRDRGRGITWPSPPTRPENSSSLESAAR from the coding sequence GTGGCTGACGCCGCACCAGTCGTCGCCGTCATCGGCGCCGGACCCGCTGGGCTCGCCACGCTCAAGGCGTTGGCCGACGTCGGCGTACCGGCCAAGGGGTTTGACGCGGGCGAGCGCGTCGGCGGCCTGTGGGCCTTCGGCGGACCGCACTCGTCGGCCTACCGGACCCTGCACCTCAACACGAGCAGGGGCCGCACGGAGTTCGCCGACTTCCCGATGCCGACCGACTGGCCCGACTACCCCGACCACACCCGGATCGCCTCCTACCTCCAGGAGTACGCCGACCGCTACGACCTCACCGACCGCGTCGCCCTGCGGCACACGGTGGACCGGGTGGAGCAGCTGGCCGACGGCCGCTGGGCGGTGACCGCGACCGGACCCGACGGCACCGCCACCGAGGTCTTCGCCGCCGTCGTCGTCGCCAACGGCCACAACAGCCGCCCGCGGATGGCGGTCTATCCCGGCACCCCCGCCGTCGCGGAGCTGCACAGCCACGACTACCGCGACCCCAGCCAGCTCGCCGGGAAGCGGGTCCTCGTCGTCGGCGGCGGCAACTCGGCGATGGACATCGCGGTCGACGCCTCCCACGTCGCCGAACGCACCCTGCTCTCGCTGCGCCGAGGCGTCTGGATCGTGCCGAAGCACCTGCTCGGCAAGCCGTCGGACACCCTCAACGGCGCGCTCGCCAAGCGCCTGCCGTGGCGCGTGCGCCAGGTGATCAGCCAGACGATGCTGCGCCTCACCGTCGGCTCCCCCACCCGCTACGGGCTGCCTGAACCCGAGCACGGCTTCCTGCAGGACCATCCGACACTCTCCGACGCCCTGCTGTCGCGCCTGAGCCACGGCGAGATCGACCCGCGCCCGGGGATCGAGCGCATCGACAGCAGCGTCGTCACCTTCGTCGACGGCACCCGCGAGCAGGTCGACCTCATCGTCTGGTGCACCGGCTACCGCATCGACCTGCCCTTCCTCGATCCGGCGCTGCTGGGGCCGGGCGCCGATCGGCTGCCGCTCTACCGCCGGATCTTCCACCTCGACGCGCCCGGGCTCATGTTCGTCGGCCTGATGCAGTCCACCGGTGCCGCGCTGCCCGTCGTGGAGGCGCAGGCCAGGCTCGTCGCGGGGCACCTAGCCGGGGCCTACGCCCTGCCCACCCGGGCCGAGCAGGCCGCCGACTGCGACGCCGTCCTGCGGGCCGCCACGCAGCGGTGGGGCGACCGCCGACCGGCGATGCGGATCGACTTCGACGCCTACCTCGAGCTCGCCGCGCGGGAGCTGCGCGACGGTGCCCGGCGTCGCGACCGGGGGCGCGGGATCACCTGGCCTTCGCCTCCTACTCGCCCCGAGAATTCTTCGAGCCTGGAGAGTGCAGCCCGATGA
- a CDS encoding TetR/AcrR family transcriptional regulator, translated as MTTPRRGPGRPRRAEQRDTADDIVLAATALFARRGFDAVGMRDVAASAGVDVATVHHHAGTKAELYQACFARVFAAESSALIDAVAAAQAGIAEGKAELFDRLHALLDAFVDFLEEVPETTGLWLRRWSEPDRHTDLDESFATPLYQAVEQVLDGAAEAGLLHEPHPHIAVRSLVWAVHAHVSAGSPDRKEFRSWVHRWLDRMYA; from the coding sequence ATGACCACACCTCGCCGGGGGCCCGGCCGGCCCCGACGCGCCGAGCAGCGCGACACCGCCGACGACATCGTGCTCGCCGCGACCGCGCTGTTCGCCCGGCGCGGGTTCGACGCGGTCGGCATGCGCGACGTCGCCGCCTCGGCCGGGGTCGACGTCGCGACCGTGCACCACCACGCGGGCACGAAGGCCGAGCTCTACCAGGCCTGCTTCGCCCGGGTCTTCGCCGCCGAGAGCAGCGCACTCATCGACGCGGTGGCGGCCGCACAGGCCGGGATCGCCGAGGGCAAGGCGGAACTCTTCGACCGGCTGCACGCGCTGCTCGACGCGTTCGTCGACTTCCTGGAGGAGGTGCCCGAGACGACCGGGCTGTGGCTGCGGCGCTGGTCGGAACCCGATCGCCACACCGACCTCGACGAGTCCTTCGCCACCCCGCTCTACCAGGCGGTCGAGCAGGTGCTCGACGGTGCCGCCGAGGCCGGGCTGCTGCACGAGCCGCACCCGCACATCGCCGTGCGCAGCCTCGTCTGGGCGGTCCACGCCCACGTCTCCGCGGGGTCGCCGGACCGCAAGGAGTTCCGGTCCTGGGTCCACCGCTGGCTGGACCGCATGTACGCCTGA
- a CDS encoding SDR family NAD(P)-dependent oxidoreductase, with translation MSDLTGRRAIVTGASGTFGRLLCHTLTAAGARVVGIDLHGGEVDGVTVLSCDLTDTAAAAAAVESAAQLLGGLDLLINNAGVGGPAPAEFAPGAAARQQIEVNLVAAWAVTAAAVPALEASRGRVIFVASRMAVLPLPLAAAYGVSKRALVAYADALRLEVGTHIGVSVVYPSMVASPIHDASAEAGLSLQGVSRLEPVEGVIAAILRAATARKAPSNVATTRRGRFEMAIARHLPSVAGLMVRRTIATRIAAGDLDRAPLAAGMVRRHGRTPAA, from the coding sequence ATGAGTGATCTGACCGGACGCCGCGCCATCGTCACCGGCGCGAGCGGCACCTTCGGGCGGCTGCTCTGCCATACCCTCACCGCGGCCGGAGCCCGAGTCGTCGGCATCGACCTGCACGGCGGGGAGGTCGACGGGGTGACGGTCCTCTCGTGCGACCTGACCGACACCGCGGCGGCGGCAGCGGCCGTGGAGTCGGCCGCCCAGCTCCTCGGCGGGCTCGACCTGCTGATCAACAACGCCGGGGTGGGCGGGCCGGCGCCGGCCGAGTTCGCGCCGGGCGCGGCGGCTCGGCAGCAGATCGAGGTCAACCTCGTGGCGGCGTGGGCCGTGACGGCGGCTGCCGTTCCGGCGCTGGAAGCCTCGCGCGGGCGGGTGATCTTCGTGGCGAGCCGGATGGCGGTGCTGCCGCTGCCGCTGGCCGCCGCCTACGGGGTGAGCAAGCGGGCACTGGTCGCCTACGCCGACGCACTGCGGCTGGAGGTGGGTACGCACATCGGGGTGAGCGTGGTCTACCCCAGCATGGTGGCCTCACCGATCCACGACGCCTCGGCCGAGGCCGGGCTGTCGTTGCAGGGGGTGTCGCGGCTGGAGCCCGTCGAGGGCGTGATCGCCGCGATCCTGCGGGCGGCGACGGCGCGGAAGGCACCATCCAATGTGGCCACCACCCGGCGGGGGCGGTTCGAGATGGCGATCGCGCGGCACCTGCCGTCGGTGGCCGGGCTGATGGTGCGCCGGACGATCGCGACCCGGATCGCGGCGGGGGACCTGGACCGGGCGCCGCTGGCGGCCGGGATGGTCCGCCGACACGGCCGCACGCCAGCCGCGTAG